DNA sequence from the Thalassotalea sp. 273M-4 genome:
CTTTCTCTTTTTCAATAGGGGTGTTATATCGATTTACGTGCAATATGTCATGTTGACAAAATGGGAAGGACAACAGGGTCAAATTTTTGTGATGCTGATGTTTACTTTTGTTATTGAGTAAAAATTGATAAAGCTGTTTTTGCTTACTGCAATCTACGTGATCATCGGGCTGATTATTTACTAAAATAAGCAGCACCGACAAATGCTCAAAATTGGAAAACAACAAGCGCTGCAAAAAGTCTGGGCTTTCATCGAACGCAGGGATCACCAACACCCGTTGATAGCGCTTAGCAAAGGTTAAACCACTTAGACCATTCACTTCTGCTTCGGCATACGTGTGCAGGTATTTTTCCAAATGCTTTGACATGTTTCTTGTTATCCTAAGGTCACCGAGTTGGCTTAAATCTTACCTTGCCTATGTAAATAAGCTTAGTCGCAAATACTAGCACCAAAAGATTTAGTGTAATGCTGCGCGAAACGGCAGTGCGGCACAAATCTTCGCTTCTTCATCTAAAATTTCTTCCAGGCGACTGTATACCGTTTGTTGGTCAAAATACTCAAGAGCCAACTCGACAAAGAGGTTTTTGTGTTTTTCTTCAGATTTTGCAATGGCGACATAAAAGTCTTTTTCTTTGCCTGCTGGCAGTACTTGAGCAATCAAGCTAAAACGTTCATGTCCGCGTGCTTCTATCACACCGGCGACGAGCAAACGGTCAAGAAAAAAGACATCCGAGCCTCGACGAAACATTTGTCTGATCTGTTGAATATATTCATCTTTTTGATCATTACCTAAAGTCACATTACGCTTTGTGAGTAACTTTAATACTTGCTTAAAGTGAATTAACTCTTCAATGGCCAAGTCGGTCATTGCGCGTACCAGCGATTTACGATCTGGGTAATGTGAAAGCATCGACATAGCCATTCCTGATGCTTTTTTTTCTGCTGCGGCATGATCTTGTAAAAACGCATCAAAGTCTTCAACAGCAGTATGAGCCCATTCAATAGGGGTGTGATATTTTAATTCAAACATAAAATTTTGGGTGTCATTAATCAATGGCGGCATTTTACACCCTTTTCTCACGCGGTTATAGTGGGCTTAACGATTTTAAAATTGAGATGTTAAATGGAAAATACGCTTTATATTACCGGTGCAGGAGTAAGCAGCGAAAGTGGGATCCCAACTTTTCGCGGTGAGGATGGTTATTGGACTATTGGTTCAAAAAATTACACCCCGATGGAGATGGCTACTCGTTCTATGTATGAGAACAATCCAGAGCAGTTCCTGCGTTGGTATTATCATCGTTTTGCCACCTATCGTAATCATGGCCCAAACGATGTGCACTACTGGCTTGCTGACAAAAACCTGATCACCCAAAACATTGATGGTCTTGATGGTAAAGCGGGAAATCGAAGCTACATCGCTATTCATGGCCGGCTTGATCAAATGACCTTATTTCATCATCAAGGTGATCCCGTTAGCACGATGCAAACACCCTGGGATCAGGTCGATGAAGGCAACCTGTCTGATTCTTTATTGAGCATGTTCAAAATCGCAAATCATCAACCTAAGCTCAATCATTCTTATAAACCTTATGTATTGTTATTTGATGAGTATTACACTGACCTATACCGTATTAGTGAAGCTCAGGAACGGATGATGAAAGCGGATAGAATGATCTTTATGGGCACCTCATTTAGCGTCAACATCACACAAATGGCTTTAAGGACGGCCGTTAACAACCAAATAGATATCGAAATTGTAGATCCCAATCCTGTCCAAATCCCATATCACCAAGTGACTTACCACAAGATGAAAGCGATAGAATACATTCAACGTCGCTAAAAATTGGCATAAAAAAAGCCGGCTATAAGCCGGCTCTTTTATTAAAACTGTTAAATTATAACGGTTTTACGTTCTCTGCTTGAGGACCTTTTTGACCTTGAACTACTTCAAACTCAACTTGTTGACCGTCAGTTAAAGTACGACGACCTGTGCCTTGGATTGCACGGTAGTGAACGAATACATCAGGACCTTCAGATTGCTCGATAAAACCGAAACCTTTCTCATCGTTAAACCATTTTACTTGACCGCTACGTGTATCAGACATAATTTTTCCTAAATATTTTGTTACAAATTAAAGTGGGCTCCCCCAGATCTTTTGGGGTTCTTAGCTTATTCAATGTTTTACTTATTATGTCGAGATGTAGGTGCGTTTTTCGGAACGTAAAAAAATCGATATAAAGGTATTGCATGTAAAGCTGTCGTCAGGGTATATCTTTTGCTTTCACATAGCAAGCATTTAAATAAAAAAATGTACAGTTTTCATACAGCCCTTTGTAAACCTATAAATACATTGGTTTTTTCAAGCATTATTTAACTGATTAAATTACCAACACTAGGCCGTAATGACCAATGAAACTGGCTAAATAAATCCTGCCATTGATTATCTAATGGCGCAGTGATAGATAATAATTGGTTGGTATGAGGGTGAGTAAAACCTACCTGATAAGCGTGCAACATCAGTCTTCGATAACCAAAATGTTCGGCAAAAAATGGGTTTTGTTTATTATCGCCATAATTCACATCACCAATAATCGGGTGACGAAGGTGAGCTAAGTGACGTCTAATTTGGTGTCGACGACCCGTATGAGGAAACAGTTTTACCAAAGAGTAACGCACACTTGGGTATTTTCCGACGGCGTATGGTAAGGTAACGTGAGCCAACGCCTGATAATCGGTGATTGCATGTTGTGGCTCTTTATTTGGGTCAACGTATTTGTCGCCCAATTTATCCAGCTTTTCTTTTAATGGATGATCGATTTCGCCTTGTCCACTAAGGTGTCCCCGGCAAATGGCCAAGTAGGTTTTTTTGATGAACTTGTCGGTAAACGCTTGTCCCATCAGGCGAGCTGTATCCGCATCAAGGGCAAACAATAAGACCCCAGACGTTGGACGGTCAAGCCGGTGCAATGGATAGACATATTGCCCTACTTGATCACGCACCATTTGCAAAGCAAACTGAGTTTCGTGTTTATCCATAAACGAGCGATGGACAAATAAACCACTGGGTTTATTAACCGCGACTAAGTACTCATCTTGATACAATATGGTTAACGGCCCATAGCCTTCTTGCGCTTCGTCAATAGAAAGATCATCGACGGCTTCTGCTGGCGCTTTAACTGAATCGCTATTTTGCTGGTCTGACATAAAGAGTCTGCTCTCGTTTTCCACTTAAACATTGGTCAATATCGCCAATGATATTGATTAAATCACTTGCGTTTTGGCCTAATGACTTAAAGCTTTCTTCAGCCATTGGACAAATGGCTATATTATTGGGCAGCGCTTGGTTTGCCTCAATCATTTGATGCATTTTTGTTAAAAAGACAAATTGCAACCACTGTTCAAACGATAAGGTATCAATACAAAACGGTTGCGTTGATTGTAATAAATCCTCGTCGATCCCCTCTTGCTGCCATAACCCTAAGTTTTTCAACTCTTGTTCGAGCGCATTTAATAGGGTCATTATCGTTTGCGGTTTTTGCATAAAACTCTCTAAATCGTATTCAAAAAAGTAACTATTCAATGGCGATAATATTAGGCCACAATGTAAAAGCGAAGAAACTTAGCATTTAATGATGACATACTCAACGAATTAGCACGTTTTGGGCACCAAAACCCAGTCGCATATTTTACTCAATTAAGTATAATGCGCCATATAAGTTTAGTCCTGAGCTGACTTTGTCTCTTAGGCTTTCGCAACAACCCCTTGGCAATTACTGGCGATTATGAATTCTATAGCTACCATTTCTGAACTTTTACAACTTTCCGATTCTTCTTATCGCATTTTTGATTTGGGCCGTACGGTCAGCAAAATACCTAAAGAGCAGTTCAAACTTATTGAACAAGCCATGCAGCCCTACCCCTTTCCCATTCAAGGGCATGCTATGTTAGCCGTAGTGTTTTGGCAAAAGCAATCACTGGCTCCTTATATTTGGTTTGTAAAAATGCCTTTAGACGAGCGCGGTCTATTAAATCAAGCCGCCCGTAACCATTTTATTGCCATTATTTTGGAAGCTTTAGGCAACGATTTAAGCCAAGACCCTAGTGCCAAACAAGAAGAGTTGCTAAAAAGTAACCCGTATAACTTTACCCCATCACAATATAAATTGGCGTCATTAAACAGCATTATCAAACGCGATTTAAAGCAAAGTGCTTCACAGTTTTATGAGCACGCGCAATTATATTTTGCGGGTAAAATTGGCTTTGACTCATGGCAAGGTGTAGCAATTCAAGGGATCAGCGACTTTGCGGCTCGAACCGAGCAAAAAGACAATGAAGCGCACTTAATTGCCGCCTTAGACAAATTGCCCCCACAAGTTTTTGCCCCATTAGCCAGTGCCTTAGAAAATCATAAGTTATCTTATCCTCTCATTGAACGCCTGTTGCAATTAGGCCAACAAGAGCTCAAAAAAGCGGCGCCAGACATTGCCTATTTAGCGAATATTTTGCGCGCCTTATCTGGCCACGCAGATCACCCAAAAACCCGTGATTTTATTAACCTTGTTCTTAACAGTAAACTCAATGACCTAAACTTATTTATCACCTTGTGCGGTCGATGCTGGTCAGCTTTCACCCACAGCGACATGCTGATGATATTTTTAGAAAAAATTGCAGCGACAGATGATTTCGAGCTCTTTGCCGGTATTTTTCAAGATATGATCGCCATCCCGCAAGTAAGACCAACCCTGTTGCAATGTTTACGAAATGAGCAACGCTCAGAAGCACTCAGCAAGATGATTGGTCAATTATTTAGCCACGTAAAAGGCAATAAATAACAATTATGATTTTATCTGATATTTATATTTTACTCGGGGTCTGTTTAGGCCTTTGGTATTTATACCATTTACGTAATATTGCCGAACATGCCAGAAAACAAGCACAACAGCATTGCGAGCAATTGAATTTACAATTTATAGCCATTGCTCGGGTTAAAACGCGATTGCGATTTAACCCGCGATTAGGGCCACATCTTCGCAGTCAATTTCAAGTTGAGTTTAGCAGTGACGGTGAAAGTGCTTATCAAGGTCAATTGCTGATGCTTGGATTAAAACTTGAAAGCTTTGACCTGCCGGTTTATAAAATATAATTTTTAATTCTGCTGGCTGTTCTATTGTTAAGCACCTCGACTTGATGTTGTGGTGCTTACTTCCTACCTTAAGCGAGTGAATTTTTCCTCTACCAGCAAGACATGGCTCCCATAACGGTTGCTAAAAATTACCAGCAAACGTTGCCCTTAAACCACTTTTTACCCAATCGTAAACCACGCGTAAATAAAGCTTTACCATACCTGCCATCACTTAACAGATTGCTTACAACTCATTGACTCAAATCAAACCTAGATTGCCAACTTAGGTGCAGTATTGCTGTATGACAATTAATCAACTTAAATTAAAACGACTCTATTAAAAAATCGTCGCATCTTGATGCGACCTTTAAGGTAAACTTATGGGCCGAAATGTTAGTAAAGTTGAATATAATGCGGACGACTTTAAAAAATTTGAACAAGCGCTTTATGCTCAACTGGAACAGTTTAAATCCATTTTAAAACAGCCTACTTTTGGCCAAGGTGAACTTAAACTCGGTGCTGAGTTGGAGTTGTATTTAGTCAATGACCAAGGTCAGGCGAGTTTGTCTAACCAATCTTTGCTTGAGCGCCTCAATGATCCGCAATTTCAACCCGAATTGAATCAATATAATTTGGAATTAAATTTATCGGCGGTTCCAGCAACGGGTGCTCCTTTTTCAGCATTGAAAGCCGAAATGGACCGTAAAATAGCCCAACTGCGAAACACCGCTGATCAGCAAAATGTAAATGTTATTCCTATTGGTATTTTGCCAACCTTAGATACCCGTCATTTAAGCAAAACTTGTATGACCGATTTACCTCGATATCACTCTTTGGCGAATCATTTATATCAGCATAATCCAAGTGGTTTTCATATTAACATCGACGGTGAAGAGCCGGTCGACTTTGTGGTTAATGATATCTGTGCTGAAGGGGCAAATACGTCATTTCAAGTCCATATGATGACGCCTTTTGAGCAATTTTGTCATACCTTTAATGCCGCCCAACTGACCTTGCCTTTGGTAACGGCCATTGGTGCCAACTCGCCGATATTACTTGGTAATCGCCTGTGGGATGAAACCCGTATCGCGTTATTTAAGCAATCTTTAGATATACGTAATCGTTTTGACGCCAATTTACCTCAACCAACTCGGGTGAGTTTTGGCTTTGGCTGGTTAAGACATAGTGTTTGGGAATTGTTTGCCGAAGCAGTCGCGCTTCACAAACCCATTTTGGCCGATTTAGGTCAACCTTATAACGGCACGGGTTTGCCTAAACTCGAGGCATTAAATTTGCACATAGGTACCCTGTGGCCTTGGCATCGACCGGTTTATGACCATCACGGTAAAGGGCATGTCAGAATAGAGTTTCGCGCCATTCCCGCCGGTCCTACCCATGTGGATATGTTAGCCAATGCCGCTTTTGCCATTGGTTTGGCTCAAGGTATGAGCGATCATGTTGAAGATTATCTGGCCATGATGCCCTTTCGTTTTGCCGAATATAATTTTTACCGCAGTGCCCAATTTGGTCTTGATGCCAACATTTTGTGGCCATTGTTAAATAAATATAAACCTGAGCCAACGCCAATCGTCGACGTCATCGCTCACTTTATCCCTTTGGCGAAACAAGGGTTAGAAAAAATGGGGGTAAACCGACTGGAGATTGATTTATATATTGGCATCATCGAAAGTCGCCTAGAGCAGCGAATTACCGGGGCTATCTGGCAGAAAAAAACATTAACCGAATTTGAACAACATTTACATAAAGCCAGTGCCTGTCAAAAAATGTTGAGCCTGTACCTTGCAAATAGTATGTCCGGAATGCCAGTTTCGAAGTGGAGAAAACCATGGCAATAGATTTTTCTGAACTTAATTATTTACAAAATCCAACCAGTTTTGAACTTAAGTCAGATCATTTGCAGTTTTTACTGTCAATCAGTGGCCCTGTGGTGATTGATATTTCGGGAAAAGACCAAGGTAGAACCCGAGTTATTACCACACTAATCCATGGCAATGAACCTTCAGGTCTCATTGCTATGCATCAATTCTTAAGCCAAATGTCAAGGTCTCAACGACCCGTGACTAACTTAAGGTTTATTGTTTGCTCCCCCGAAGTCGCACTCACCAAGCCTTACTTTAGCCATCGTTTTTTACCTGATGGTAAAGATTTAAACCGCTGCTTTTCAAGCCCAAATAATACAGGGTATTATCAGCGCGCCAACTTAATTAAGGCGGCAATTGAGGCCGTAAAACCCGAGGCCGTTTTTGATATTCACAACACATCGGGTCTGGGTCCCCCCTTCGCTGTTGCCGTCGAAAAAACCGAACTGGCGCTGTCTTATGCCTCGCTTTTTTGTGAATCTTTGATCCTATCTGAAATAAAATTAGGCGCTTTAATGGAGCAAGATTTTAATTGTCAAACCATCACCATAGAATGTGGCGGTTCCAATGATAAAGAATCTCACCTAATCGCTCTTGAGGGGCTACATTGTCTTGCGAACTATGATGATATCAGTCAATGCCATTTTATTCGCAACGTCGAATTGTATTTGGAGCCTCTGCGACTTCAGCTCAAACCGGGCTGTGACCTACATTTTAGTGACTCTGATCTTGGGCGAAGCGGCGTCACCCTAATTGATGAAATTGAGCAATTTAATTTTTCTATGCTAAAACAAAACAGACACATTGGTTGGGTTGATGAGCTTGGCTTGAATAATTTGCAACTGGTTGATAAAAATGGCAATAACTTGATTGATCAGTTTTTTAGCTTACGCGGTAATCAGATTGTCGCCAAAGTGAATTTAAATATTTTTATGGCAACCAAGGTTAAAGCGATTGCAAACCAAGATTGTATTTTTTACTTGGTTAACTACCAAAACCATATTTAAGGTTTTAGGCAAACAGTATGACGGTTACTGTCCATAACACCGCGGCTAGCGAAGCCGCCAAAGTTGCTGGAAATAATTGCGATTTTACATGATCCATTAAATCACAGCCGGTGGTCATTGAACTTAAAATGGTGGTGTCTGATATAGGTGAGCATTGATCGCCATATACACTGCCATTTAATACCGTGGCAAAACATACCATCATATACAATTCTGGATTCGCGAGAGCTTGGCTTTGACTGACTGCCCAAGCTAAAGGTAAGGCAAGCGGAAAGGCAATGGCGTAGGTTCCCCAACTGGTGCCGGTGGAAAACGCAATGATCATGGTGATCAACTGCAATATAATGGGTAAGAGCCAAAACGGCAGAGTTTCGCCTAACGCAGATACCAGAAACAGCCCCCCGCCAATTTCTTTACTGATACTGCCAATGATCACCGCCAGCATTAATATCACCGATGCAAAAACCACCCCTTTTAAGCCATTGCTAAAACCTTCTATTAGATTCAATAAGGTCATCCCCTTAGCCAAAGCGATCACGGCCGAAAGCAGTAATGCAAAACCAAAGGCCCAATTAACCATGGGGGTGCCCATATAAACAAAGGTCAACACGGCAATGGCTATTAAGCTTACCAGAGGCAATAAAAACTCTAACACATGAGGTTGATAATCTTTTGGCGGATCGCAATGGTGTAATTCCTTGGCACTTAAGGGCTGTGCATCGGGGGCATCTAACTGACCTGTGGTCAATGTACGGTGATGGGCTGCTCGAATCCGCTGCCCCGAAAAAGTCATAATATTCATACTCAGCAATAAGGTCCCTAATACGGCTAAAATGCCATAAAAACTAAAAGGGATGCTGCTAAAAAAAAACGCCAAACGATCGGCCTCTGTCGCTAAAAAGGTCACCCCGGGAACAAATATCAGGGCTTGTACGTAGGCCGGCCAAGCATTAAAAGCTAATACCGAGGCAATGGGGGATGCGGTCGAGTCAACAATATAACTCATCTCTTCATGGCTGACTTTAGCCTTATCGGCCAGTGGTCTTACTGTCGTACCAACCAGCACTGTGCTCATAGTCCCCCCTTGAAAAAACATCACCCCGAGAAACCAAGAAACAAGTTTGGCAGAGCGTCGCCCTTTGACAAAATGGGTTGCCATAAACGTAGCAAATGCTTGTGCAGCGCCAGTTTTAGACCAAATACCTAATAAACCGCCCAAAAGCCAGAGATAAAGTACCAATATAGCGATAGTCCCTTCTTGCGCTAGGTTTGGAATAAGCACGGTATTTAATAAATCATACTGTGCTAGCATCAAAGCGCCAACAACAATCCCTGCCAATAATGAGGTTAAAGGTTCTCGAGTTAGTAAACACAGCGCGATGGTGATAAAGGCGGGTAATAACGACCACAAACCAAAATGAAAAGCCGGTTTGAGCAACACATATTGATTGTCTTTATTTATCACCCATTGCTCTACTTTTGGCGGTTCACCGTTTAAGCGATTTAAATTTTGTTGATTGAGCTTGGAATCCTGATAAGGAATAACATCAGTAACAGGTAACTCTTTGCCTTTGTATTTATAGCTTAATACACCTTGAGGATTTTCATACACCTGGTACACCAGAGATTGTTCAAGCCAGTTTTTTGCAACAAAAGCATTAACAAACATCGCTAGTAATAGGCCAATTGTAAAAATGATCAGTGCCAACACGTTCTTATTTTTCAGCATAGAGGTTACCTTATTTCATTTACCACCAACCATAGACACAAAAACACCTTGGTAACAAATATTTTACACCACCCTTACTGTGCCATAAGCCAAGGTGATGAGTAAACAACCTATGCTCAACCAAACCTTGAATAGTCATTAGACGCCATTGGCTATAACATCAATATTTGCTTGTTTATTTAATCAACAATACCTCGTCATCTGCGTGACTCGGTGGATGAAAAGCACGTTGCTCTTCAATAGTTTGCGCTAGCGCATAAATATCTCAAACGGGTTCGCGAGCTTTTCAAGCCTTTGCTATGATTTAAAAACACTCGCAATCAGGCTAGGCCCCTGTCTTTTTTGCTTATATTTTAAAAATCACGGTATCAAAGCACCTTAATTGATGTGGCCTATATTGGTTTTATCTTCTGTGATACAAACATTTCTGGAGTTTTAATGAACGTTGAAAACACCTTCAAAGCCCTTTGGGTTGAAGAACAAAATGACAATACCTTTACTCAGTCTATTACAGCCAAGCCAATGTCTTTGTTGCCAGACAATGATCTTCTCATTGATGTCCACTATTCTTCATTAAATTTTAAAGATGCAATGTCTGCTAATGGTAATCGCGGCATCACCAAAGAGTACCCTCATACCCCTGGGATAGACGCTGCAGGCGTGGTGATAAGTGACAAATCAGGCACGTTTTCACAGGGCGATAAAGTCGTGGTATTTGGTTACGACTTAGGCATGAACACCTCTGGTGGCTTAGCAGAACGCATCTGCATACCGGCTGATTGGGCGGTAAAGTGCCCTGATACATTAACCTTGAAAGAGTCGATGATTTACGGAACTGGCGGTATTACCGCCGCTTTATGTGTGCAAAAGTTAGAAAAACTTGGCGCATCGCCAAGCGATGGCCCTGTTGCCGTTAGTGGTGCAACAGGTGGTGTTGGTAGCGTCAGTATCGCTATTTTGCATCAATTAGGTTATGAAGTGATCGCTTTTTCCGGTAAAGAATCGCAACATCAACACTTAAAATCGTTAGGGGCAACACAAGTATTGCACCGCGATGTCATCAATGAAGTAAACGATAAACCCATGGGCAAACCCTTATGGGCGCACGGTATTGACACCCTTGGCGGTGACTTTCTTGCCAATATGATCAAGTGCATTAAGCCCGGTGGCGCGGTGTCTGCGTGTGGCTTAGCTTCCTCACCATTTTTTAAATTAAATGTGTTCCCATTTATCACAAGAGGCGTGTCTTTATTAGGTGTTGACTCGGTGATGATCCCACTAAGTGACAAACAAGCCATTTGGCAGCGCGTTGCTACCGATATGAAGTTGCCAAACCTCGAACAGTTTTCAGAGGAAATCAGCTTAGCGCAAGTGCCAGAGTACTTGAGCAAATTTTTTGCAGGTCAGGTAGTTGGCCGCTATGTCGTTAATATAAAAGGCTAAATCTGGAAACACATATAAAAGGAAAAGGGGATGAATAATCAATTCATCCCCTTTATTTGTATAGCTGTTTAGTGTCATTTTGAGCCATAGATGAAATGAGAAAATAGCGCCGATAGTGTAAGCTTTTAAATGGGATAATCTCTCGTTTCCAGGCCACTTTGCACGACAGCCTTGCTAGGGTTTTTTACCAACACCCATTAACACTGTCATAGTGCCTTTTGAACTATTCATTTTAAATGGCTTTTTGATTTCAATATCAATGAATTCATTTTCTTTGAGCGCACGTAACACCCTACTTTCAGACAATCCCGGCTCAGATGAGGCATCATTGGACAACCAGTCCCACTGTATAAATATGCCGCCGTTCTTTAAAAGAGACTTTAACAAGCCGAGGCTCGTTTCGTAATCGGATAAAAAGCCACACACTGATGATGCCACGATTAAGTCAAATTGAGTGGTTAAGCGAGGATGGTTATCAATCAAATCTTGAGTCAAAAAGTCAGAGATAGTCGATACATTACTTAGATGTTTCTTGTTCAGGATATTTATCATTTCGGATGAACCATCAAGAGCAACGATGTCTTTTACTCTTGGACTAAGAAGCTGGGTAAGCGTACCAGTACCACAACCAAAGTCAAAGACAGACAGCCCATCAAGCTCGGTAATATTAGTAAGTTCGTCAAATGCGTTATTGGCATATTCTCGTACCGAGGCATCAACATCCCACCCCTCAGCATATTCGTCCCATTCATTGCTCAATGCTATTTTTCCTAAAAAATTCAAACAGACCTATTGATTGCCTAACAATTTAATATCGACCCAATGGATCGTTTTATAACTATACAGGAGAAAGCTCCTAGTTATGGATAAAAAACAATACTTATTAAACCCAACGACTAATTATTAGTCGGCAGCTACAGTTTTCCCACTAGGCTCTTTAGGAGCGTGCCGTTATGAGCAAAATTTTGCGCAAACACAAATTCTATATTAGTGTTTTAAGTGATAGCTTTA
Encoded proteins:
- a CDS encoding tRNA-(ms[2]io[6]A)-hydroxylase; its protein translation is MFELKYHTPIEWAHTAVEDFDAFLQDHAAAEKKASGMAMSMLSHYPDRKSLVRAMTDLAIEELIHFKQVLKLLTKRNVTLGNDQKDEYIQQIRQMFRRGSDVFFLDRLLVAGVIEARGHERFSLIAQVLPAGKEKDFYVAIAKSEEKHKNLFVELALEYFDQQTVYSRLEEILDEEAKICAALPFRAALH
- a CDS encoding NAD-dependent deacetylase gives rise to the protein MENTLYITGAGVSSESGIPTFRGEDGYWTIGSKNYTPMEMATRSMYENNPEQFLRWYYHRFATYRNHGPNDVHYWLADKNLITQNIDGLDGKAGNRSYIAIHGRLDQMTLFHHQGDPVSTMQTPWDQVDEGNLSDSLLSMFKIANHQPKLNHSYKPYVLLFDEYYTDLYRISEAQERMMKADRMIFMGTSFSVNITQMALRTAVNNQIDIEIVDPNPVQIPYHQVTYHKMKAIEYIQRR
- a CDS encoding cold-shock protein: MSDTRSGQVKWFNDEKGFGFIEQSEGPDVFVHYRAIQGTGRRTLTDGQQVEFEVVQGQKGPQAENVKPL
- the truC gene encoding tRNA pseudouridine(65) synthase TruC, producing the protein MSDQQNSDSVKAPAEAVDDLSIDEAQEGYGPLTILYQDEYLVAVNKPSGLFVHRSFMDKHETQFALQMVRDQVGQYVYPLHRLDRPTSGVLLFALDADTARLMGQAFTDKFIKKTYLAICRGHLSGQGEIDHPLKEKLDKLGDKYVDPNKEPQHAITDYQALAHVTLPYAVGKYPSVRYSLVKLFPHTGRRHQIRRHLAHLRHPIIGDVNYGDNKQNPFFAEHFGYRRLMLHAYQVGFTHPHTNQLLSITAPLDNQWQDLFSQFHWSLRPSVGNLIS
- a CDS encoding YqcC family protein, which gives rise to MQKPQTIMTLLNALEQELKNLGLWQQEGIDEDLLQSTQPFCIDTLSFEQWLQFVFLTKMHQMIEANQALPNNIAICPMAEESFKSLGQNASDLINIIGDIDQCLSGKREQTLYVRPAK
- a CDS encoding DUF3549 family protein; translation: MNSIATISELLQLSDSSYRIFDLGRTVSKIPKEQFKLIEQAMQPYPFPIQGHAMLAVVFWQKQSLAPYIWFVKMPLDERGLLNQAARNHFIAIILEALGNDLSQDPSAKQEELLKSNPYNFTPSQYKLASLNSIIKRDLKQSASQFYEHAQLYFAGKIGFDSWQGVAIQGISDFAARTEQKDNEAHLIAALDKLPPQVFAPLASALENHKLSYPLIERLLQLGQQELKKAAPDIAYLANILRALSGHADHPKTRDFINLVLNSKLNDLNLFITLCGRCWSAFTHSDMLMIFLEKIAATDDFELFAGIFQDMIAIPQVRPTLLQCLRNEQRSEALSKMIGQLFSHVKGNK
- a CDS encoding DUF3301 domain-containing protein; translation: MILSDIYILLGVCLGLWYLYHLRNIAEHARKQAQQHCEQLNLQFIAIARVKTRLRFNPRLGPHLRSQFQVEFSSDGESAYQGQLLMLGLKLESFDLPVYKI
- a CDS encoding succinylglutamate desuccinylase/aspartoacylase family protein, with product MAIDFSELNYLQNPTSFELKSDHLQFLLSISGPVVIDISGKDQGRTRVITTLIHGNEPSGLIAMHQFLSQMSRSQRPVTNLRFIVCSPEVALTKPYFSHRFLPDGKDLNRCFSSPNNTGYYQRANLIKAAIEAVKPEAVFDIHNTSGLGPPFAVAVEKTELALSYASLFCESLILSEIKLGALMEQDFNCQTITIECGGSNDKESHLIALEGLHCLANYDDISQCHFIRNVELYLEPLRLQLKPGCDLHFSDSDLGRSGVTLIDEIEQFNFSMLKQNRHIGWVDELGLNNLQLVDKNGNNLIDQFFSLRGNQIVAKVNLNIFMATKVKAIANQDCIFYLVNYQNHI
- a CDS encoding Na+/H+ antiporter NhaC family protein; protein product: MLKNKNVLALIIFTIGLLLAMFVNAFVAKNWLEQSLVYQVYENPQGVLSYKYKGKELPVTDVIPYQDSKLNQQNLNRLNGEPPKVEQWVINKDNQYVLLKPAFHFGLWSLLPAFITIALCLLTREPLTSLLAGIVVGALMLAQYDLLNTVLIPNLAQEGTIAILVLYLWLLGGLLGIWSKTGAAQAFATFMATHFVKGRRSAKLVSWFLGVMFFQGGTMSTVLVGTTVRPLADKAKVSHEEMSYIVDSTASPIASVLAFNAWPAYVQALIFVPGVTFLATEADRLAFFFSSIPFSFYGILAVLGTLLLSMNIMTFSGQRIRAAHHRTLTTGQLDAPDAQPLSAKELHHCDPPKDYQPHVLEFLLPLVSLIAIAVLTFVYMGTPMVNWAFGFALLLSAVIALAKGMTLLNLIEGFSNGLKGVVFASVILMLAVIIGSISKEIGGGLFLVSALGETLPFWLLPIILQLITMIIAFSTGTSWGTYAIAFPLALPLAWAVSQSQALANPELYMMVCFATVLNGSVYGDQCSPISDTTILSSMTTGCDLMDHVKSQLFPATLAASLAAVLWTVTVILFA
- a CDS encoding YhdH/YhfP family quinone oxidoreductase, with amino-acid sequence MNVENTFKALWVEEQNDNTFTQSITAKPMSLLPDNDLLIDVHYSSLNFKDAMSANGNRGITKEYPHTPGIDAAGVVISDKSGTFSQGDKVVVFGYDLGMNTSGGLAERICIPADWAVKCPDTLTLKESMIYGTGGITAALCVQKLEKLGASPSDGPVAVSGATGGVGSVSIAILHQLGYEVIAFSGKESQHQHLKSLGATQVLHRDVINEVNDKPMGKPLWAHGIDTLGGDFLANMIKCIKPGGAVSACGLASSPFFKLNVFPFITRGVSLLGVDSVMIPLSDKQAIWQRVATDMKLPNLEQFSEEISLAQVPEYLSKFFAGQVVGRYVVNIKG
- a CDS encoding class I SAM-dependent methyltransferase, encoding MSNEWDEYAEGWDVDASVREYANNAFDELTNITELDGLSVFDFGCGTGTLTQLLSPRVKDIVALDGSSEMINILNKKHLSNVSTISDFLTQDLIDNHPRLTTQFDLIVASSVCGFLSDYETSLGLLKSLLKNGGIFIQWDWLSNDASSEPGLSESRVLRALKENEFIDIEIKKPFKMNSSKGTMTVLMGVGKKP